A window from Synergistaceae bacterium DZ-S4 encodes these proteins:
- a CDS encoding glycine/sarcosine/betaine reductase component B subunit, translating to MKLELMKVNVKSVGWGDRTEVLKDGTLKVNKKELLAHVTDEENLKSIGAEIALPGESVRITPVKDAIQPRYKIEGCGQVFPGMVSDVESVGEGKTLVLEGAAVVTCGRIVGFQEGIVDMSGKGSEYTPFSKTCNVVLVFEPQEGIEVYAYEKACRLAGLKAAMYLAKCVYESGGTPDKTETYEIPPFTRSMNAFPGLPKVAYLYMLQTQGLLHDTYVYGIDAKRILPTMIHPNETMDGAIVSGNCVSACDKNSTYVHQNNPVIRSLYERHGKDINFVGVIITNENVTLADKRRSSSYAVKIAGMFGVDGLVISEEGFGNPDADLIMNCHKAEKAGIKTVLITDEFAGRDGASQSLADAAPEANAVVTAGNANMIVVLPPMERVIGFTEYVNVIAGGFDGSLKPDGSIEVELQAITGATCELGFNKLGAETW from the coding sequence ATGAAACTGGAACTTATGAAAGTAAATGTCAAAAGCGTTGGCTGGGGTGACAGGACAGAAGTCCTAAAAGACGGAACGCTAAAAGTAAATAAAAAAGAACTTCTTGCCCATGTCACGGACGAAGAGAACCTTAAAAGCATAGGTGCAGAAATCGCTCTTCCGGGAGAAAGCGTGAGAATAACCCCTGTCAAGGACGCGATCCAGCCAAGATATAAAATAGAAGGCTGCGGACAGGTCTTCCCGGGAATGGTCAGCGATGTTGAATCCGTAGGCGAGGGAAAGACACTTGTCCTTGAAGGAGCAGCTGTCGTAACATGCGGGAGGATAGTAGGGTTTCAGGAAGGCATTGTAGACATGTCAGGAAAAGGGTCTGAGTATACTCCTTTCTCCAAAACGTGCAATGTTGTCCTGGTCTTTGAACCCCAAGAGGGCATCGAGGTCTATGCCTATGAGAAAGCGTGCAGGCTCGCAGGCCTGAAGGCCGCGATGTACCTTGCGAAATGCGTGTATGAATCAGGAGGGACACCGGATAAGACCGAGACGTACGAGATACCTCCTTTCACCCGCAGCATGAACGCCTTTCCGGGCCTCCCTAAGGTGGCGTACCTTTACATGCTCCAGACACAGGGGCTGCTTCACGATACCTATGTTTACGGGATCGATGCGAAGAGGATACTGCCTACCATGATCCATCCTAACGAAACCATGGACGGAGCCATAGTTTCAGGCAACTGCGTCTCTGCATGCGACAAGAACAGCACCTACGTCCACCAGAACAATCCGGTCATCAGATCTCTCTACGAGCGTCACGGTAAGGATATCAATTTCGTCGGGGTCATCATAACAAATGAAAACGTCACCCTTGCTGACAAGAGAAGAAGTTCGTCATACGCAGTGAAGATCGCCGGAATGTTCGGGGTCGATGGCCTTGTGATCAGCGAAGAGGGTTTCGGAAATCCCGATGCTGACCTCATCATGAACTGTCACAAGGCGGAGAAGGCAGGAATAAAAACGGTCCTGATAACCGACGAGTTCGCCGGAAGGGACGGGGCAAGCCAATCCCTCGCAGATGCAGCGCCGGAGGCAAATGCTGTTGTTACGGCAGGTAACGCCAACATGATCGTTGTCCTTCCTCCGATGGAGAGGGTCATTGGTTTTACTGAATATGTAAATGTAATAGCCGGAGGCTTTGACGGATCACTTAAACCCGACGGGTCGATAGAAGTTGAACTTCAGGCGATCACAGGCGCGACATGCGAGCTGGGATTCAATAAGCTCGGGGCAGAGACCTGGTAG
- a CDS encoding electron transfer flavoprotein subunit alpha/FixB family protein: MNGTKNEVWTLAEVRGRVIHPVSKELLAWGRELADSMCAPLASILVGCGVSSRAEELITAGADKVYIVDDPSFENFLCDAQVSILEDLTGRYSPSILIASATTRGRTVMPMLSARIGCGLTADCTELSIDPGSGRLIQTRPAIGGNVMADIKTKGRDPQMCTVRPKSKRPLEPDRSRKGELIRISPSQDLLGSALKFLGFTPETSVGLPIQEAEIIISGGKGMKNAKNFAKLEKLARLLGGTVGASRMAVDLGWAPYSAQVGLSGKSVTPRIYLAFGISGAVQHIAGMSGAETIIAVNHDPEAPIFRVADLSIQGDATEVLDALIDSLKKRQS; the protein is encoded by the coding sequence ATGAACGGCACAAAAAATGAAGTCTGGACACTGGCAGAAGTCAGAGGAAGAGTTATACATCCGGTCTCAAAGGAACTTCTTGCCTGGGGAAGGGAGCTCGCAGATTCTATGTGCGCCCCTCTCGCAAGCATCCTGGTGGGATGCGGAGTATCTTCGAGGGCAGAAGAACTTATCACGGCAGGGGCGGACAAGGTCTACATAGTCGACGACCCGTCGTTTGAAAATTTTCTCTGCGATGCGCAGGTAAGCATACTTGAAGATCTGACCGGCAGATACAGCCCCTCCATACTGATCGCCTCGGCTACGACAAGGGGCAGGACAGTCATGCCGATGCTCAGCGCCAGGATCGGCTGCGGACTTACGGCGGACTGCACTGAACTTTCGATAGACCCCGGATCCGGCAGACTGATCCAGACAAGACCCGCCATCGGTGGCAACGTCATGGCTGACATAAAGACAAAGGGACGGGATCCCCAGATGTGTACAGTGAGACCAAAATCTAAAAGACCCCTTGAACCCGACAGGTCGCGTAAAGGCGAGCTGATAAGAATATCCCCCTCTCAGGATCTGCTCGGATCTGCGCTGAAATTCCTCGGGTTCACGCCCGAAACATCTGTAGGACTGCCAATTCAGGAAGCGGAGATAATCATCTCCGGCGGCAAGGGCATGAAAAACGCGAAAAATTTTGCAAAGCTTGAGAAACTTGCAAGACTCCTGGGAGGGACCGTCGGAGCTTCACGCATGGCGGTCGATCTGGGCTGGGCGCCCTATTCTGCCCAGGTAGGACTCAGCGGCAAATCTGTCACTCCAAGGATATACCTGGCCTTTGGGATATCCGGTGCAGTCCAGCATATTGCCGGAATGTCAGGTGCGGAAACGATAATAGCAGTCAACCATGATCCCGAGGCACCGATCTTCAGAGTGGCGGACCTGAGCATTCAGGGCGACGCAACGGAGGTCCTTGATGCCCTTATAGATTCCCTGAAGAAAAGGCAGAGCTAG
- the grdB gene encoding glycine reductase complex selenoprotein B: protein MTYRIVHYINQFFAGIGGEEKAGVGPESRNGALGPGMAFKAAFGNEAEIVGTVICGDGYFAENMDEAAEKILKMISDLKPDAVIAGPAFNAGRYGTACGAVSEAVSKKLGIPVVTGMYPENPGVDMYRKGIYIVETSDSARGIKDAVPAMAKLIMKSLRGELLGSPADEGYIERGVRVNRFNDRIGAARAVDMLVKKLKGEEFRTEYPMPVFDRVPPAEPIKDMKNAVIALVTSGGIVPKGNPDHIEASSASKYGTYSIAGVQSADEVAYATAHGGYDPTYANTDPNRVLPIDVLREMEKEGEFKKLYDYFFTTVGNGTPVANAKKFGSEIGARLKKDGVDAVILTSTUGTCTRCGATMVKAIESTGIAVVHICTIVPISQTVGANRIVPAVAIPYPLGDPSKSREEEKVIRRGILEKALEALKTPIREQTVFN, encoded by the coding sequence ATGACTTACAGGATAGTTCACTACATTAATCAGTTTTTCGCCGGAATAGGCGGAGAGGAAAAAGCTGGTGTCGGACCCGAGTCCCGCAATGGAGCACTTGGTCCCGGGATGGCCTTTAAGGCTGCTTTCGGAAATGAAGCGGAGATAGTCGGCACAGTCATATGCGGCGACGGATATTTTGCCGAGAACATGGATGAGGCTGCAGAGAAGATATTAAAGATGATCTCAGATCTCAAACCTGATGCGGTCATCGCAGGACCGGCTTTCAACGCAGGACGCTACGGGACGGCATGTGGTGCCGTCAGCGAGGCAGTGTCCAAAAAACTTGGTATACCGGTCGTTACGGGCATGTACCCCGAGAATCCCGGAGTCGACATGTACAGGAAGGGCATCTATATCGTTGAGACCTCTGACAGTGCAAGAGGCATAAAGGACGCAGTCCCCGCGATGGCGAAACTGATCATGAAGTCACTCCGCGGAGAGCTTTTGGGAAGCCCTGCCGATGAAGGCTACATTGAACGCGGTGTAAGGGTCAACCGTTTCAATGACAGGATAGGTGCCGCGCGTGCCGTGGATATGCTTGTCAAAAAACTGAAGGGCGAGGAATTCAGGACAGAATATCCGATGCCGGTTTTTGACAGGGTACCGCCGGCAGAGCCGATAAAGGACATGAAAAACGCTGTGATAGCGCTTGTTACGTCCGGCGGTATCGTCCCGAAGGGCAATCCTGACCACATCGAAGCCTCAAGTGCCTCAAAGTACGGCACTTACAGTATAGCCGGGGTGCAGAGCGCTGACGAAGTAGCCTACGCAACTGCACACGGAGGCTATGACCCGACATATGCCAATACCGACCCTAACCGTGTACTTCCGATAGATGTGCTGAGGGAGATGGAAAAGGAGGGGGAATTCAAGAAACTCTACGACTATTTCTTTACTACAGTCGGGAATGGGACGCCGGTCGCAAATGCCAAGAAATTTGGATCTGAGATAGGGGCGAGACTGAAAAAAGACGGCGTTGATGCTGTGATACTCACCTCCACCTGAGGAACTTGCACCCGTTGCGGAGCAACGATGGTCAAGGCAATTGAGTCCACAGGCATAGCAGTCGTTCACATTTGCACGATAGTCCCGATCTCACAGACTGTCGGAGCAAACAGGATCGTTCCTGCGGTAGCAATACCATATCCTCTGGGCGATCCCTCAAAGAGCCGCGAGGAGGAGAAGGTGATCAGAAGGGGCATTCTTGAGAAAGCTCTCGAAGCTCTGAAGACACCGATCAGGGAACAGACAGTATTCAACTAG
- a CDS encoding MetQ/NlpA family ABC transporter substrate-binding protein encodes MKKVLIIAIMAAILIPAASFAADKKIVIGVTPFPAKDIAAVAKEVLKKDGYELIIKEFTDFVQPNYALQDKDLDANFFQHVPYLENMKREKKLDIVPLVKVHLLPIGIYSQKIKSLKDVKKGAVVAVPNDPTNGYRAYKLLEREGLLKMDPAKKDLTARDIIENPKSLKIIELEAPQLPRSLPDTTLSVITMNFAVDAGLNPTKEALALEDKDSPYAVVLAVRSPDRDTPATKALSKALNSPEVKKYINDVLSPKGVVPAF; translated from the coding sequence ATGAAGAAAGTCTTGATCATCGCAATAATGGCAGCAATACTGATCCCCGCGGCATCCTTTGCTGCAGATAAAAAAATTGTGATAGGTGTCACGCCCTTTCCCGCAAAAGACATAGCGGCAGTGGCAAAAGAGGTCCTGAAAAAGGACGGATATGAGCTTATCATCAAAGAGTTCACTGACTTCGTCCAGCCCAATTACGCGCTTCAGGACAAGGACCTGGATGCCAATTTCTTCCAGCATGTCCCCTATCTTGAAAACATGAAGAGGGAGAAAAAACTGGACATAGTACCTTTGGTAAAAGTCCATCTCCTTCCGATAGGAATATATTCACAGAAGATCAAATCACTGAAGGATGTAAAAAAGGGTGCGGTCGTGGCAGTCCCTAACGACCCAACAAACGGATACCGCGCATATAAGCTGCTGGAGCGCGAAGGTCTGCTGAAAATGGACCCGGCGAAGAAGGACCTGACGGCAAGAGACATAATCGAAAATCCAAAATCGCTGAAAATTATCGAGCTTGAGGCTCCGCAGCTTCCAAGAAGCCTTCCCGATACAACGCTATCAGTGATCACTATGAACTTTGCAGTCGACGCAGGTCTCAATCCGACAAAGGAGGCCCTCGCGCTTGAGGACAAGGATTCGCCGTACGCGGTAGTCCTTGCCGTAAGGTCTCCTGACAGGGATACCCCGGCGACAAAGGCCCTCTCCAAGGCCCTCAACTCACCTGAAGTCAAAAAGTACATCAACGATGTACTCTCTCCCAAGGGAGTAGTTCCGGCTTTCTAA
- the grdC gene encoding glycine/sarcosine/betaine reductase complex component C subunit beta, with amino-acid sequence MPNAAVKGTSYSLNHTPELALHYGNTPFVERESHPDSEFLSLLPDHVQNYDECSRYAPNLAYVGAMELEELEKKEQPWYEKLEPASVRYGKYGEIMPEDETIGLLDLCDVFDLVWLEKDFAAGVKEKLGKNPVIREDMLARIESGHEIEEIEREIANAAALPLYFGGKIAGCSRRGHEFDPNLTAYELLVNMTSKASAVLSLLHLIKNSGISAGDVDFVIECSEEAAGDMNQRGGGNFAKAIAEIAGCVNASGCDVRGFCAGPVNAVLAGASMVAAGTRKNVAVIAGGAIPKLYMNSRDHVKKSLPALENCLGSFGVFIVPDDGKLPVIRLDAIGKHTVGAGASPQTVTSVLTLEPLQKVGLSLTDVDKYAPELHNPEITLPAGAGNVPEANFKMIAALGVMKKQIEKTDMADFISSRGMKGFAHTQGHIPSGVPYMGHAAEAISSGKIKRAMIIGKGSLFLGRLTNLADGASFLMEMPVSGKTEGEKGVTREEIRELILEALGELAAGLKK; translated from the coding sequence ATGCCCAACGCAGCAGTCAAAGGAACATCATATTCACTGAACCATACTCCCGAGCTTGCGCTCCACTACGGGAATACCCCCTTCGTCGAGAGGGAATCACATCCTGATTCGGAATTCCTATCCCTCCTTCCCGATCATGTCCAGAACTATGACGAGTGTTCAAGATATGCACCCAACCTTGCTTATGTTGGGGCTATGGAACTTGAGGAACTTGAAAAAAAAGAACAGCCCTGGTATGAAAAACTGGAACCGGCATCAGTGAGGTACGGCAAATACGGGGAAATAATGCCTGAGGACGAAACGATCGGTCTGCTGGATCTCTGTGACGTTTTCGATCTCGTATGGTTGGAGAAGGATTTTGCTGCCGGAGTAAAGGAAAAACTGGGAAAGAATCCTGTCATAAGGGAAGACATGCTCGCCCGGATCGAATCCGGCCACGAAATAGAAGAGATCGAGCGTGAAATTGCTAATGCGGCCGCCCTCCCCCTCTATTTCGGGGGCAAAATAGCCGGATGCAGCAGGAGGGGCCATGAGTTCGACCCAAACCTGACAGCTTACGAACTTCTCGTAAACATGACCAGCAAGGCCAGTGCCGTTCTCTCGCTGCTGCACCTGATCAAAAACAGCGGCATAAGCGCCGGGGACGTAGATTTTGTAATCGAATGCTCCGAAGAGGCAGCCGGAGACATGAACCAGCGCGGAGGAGGGAACTTTGCGAAGGCCATCGCGGAGATAGCGGGATGTGTTAATGCCTCAGGCTGTGATGTCAGAGGATTTTGCGCGGGACCGGTAAATGCCGTTCTTGCCGGGGCTTCGATGGTGGCGGCCGGGACGCGCAAAAACGTCGCGGTAATAGCTGGGGGAGCCATTCCCAAGCTCTACATGAACAGCAGGGACCACGTCAAAAAATCGCTGCCCGCACTTGAGAACTGCCTTGGCTCATTCGGGGTCTTTATAGTCCCCGACGATGGCAAGCTTCCTGTCATAAGGCTTGATGCCATAGGGAAACATACGGTGGGAGCAGGGGCCTCGCCCCAGACGGTCACAAGTGTACTTACCCTTGAACCGCTGCAGAAGGTGGGGCTCTCACTGACCGACGTGGACAAATATGCTCCTGAGCTCCACAACCCCGAAATCACACTGCCTGCCGGGGCCGGAAATGTTCCTGAAGCAAACTTTAAAATGATAGCGGCGCTCGGGGTAATGAAAAAACAGATCGAGAAGACCGATATGGCTGATTTTATAAGCAGCCGGGGAATGAAGGGCTTTGCCCACACCCAGGGGCACATACCCTCGGGTGTCCCCTACATGGGGCATGCTGCCGAGGCCATCAGTTCCGGAAAGATCAAAAGAGCCATGATAATAGGAAAGGGGAGCCTATTCCTCGGCAGGCTTACAAACCTTGCCGACGGGGCCTCCTTCCTTATGGAAATGCCGGTTTCCGGTAAAACTGAGGGTGAAAAGGGCGTCACACGAGAAGAGATCCGCGAGCTGATCCTTGAAGCCCTGGGAGAACTTGCGGCAGGACTCAAAAAGTAA
- the grdD gene encoding glycine/sarcosine/betaine reductase complex component C subunit alpha, with protein MDERKRTRELIGEVLAELVEEVKGGCVKKVNIGLMSYGSELGSGELLRGASLAMQNDPSLNVVLIGPKCEGSERMACIETPACEADISKAMEDALQKGIISGAVALHYPFPLGVATIGKVLTPAKARPCFIASSTGTSSSNRAEAMVRNAIYGIAAAKADGIVSPTVGILNLDGAQTVFRALHKLNEGGYPINFGSSMRKDGGAILRGNDLLAGSVDVCVTDTLTGNVLMKLFSAWNTGGNYEALGWGYGPSAGEDWDRVVSIISRASGAPVIASALSLNARCVKGGLPGLVAAELESAKKAGLADILSSIQPKQPSAEEDVKAPPAEPTDEEIHGIDVLEIEDAVKALWKEGIYAESSMGCTGPVIKMAASRIEKAKAVLKENGYI; from the coding sequence ATGGATGAAAGAAAGAGGACAAGGGAATTGATAGGCGAAGTCCTTGCTGAACTCGTTGAGGAAGTAAAAGGCGGTTGCGTCAAAAAGGTCAACATTGGACTAATGTCATACGGAAGCGAGCTTGGGAGCGGGGAACTTCTAAGGGGAGCCTCTCTTGCCATGCAGAACGATCCCTCTCTTAATGTGGTGCTGATAGGTCCGAAGTGCGAAGGGTCGGAAAGAATGGCATGTATAGAGACACCTGCATGCGAGGCGGATATATCCAAGGCCATGGAAGACGCGCTTCAAAAAGGCATCATATCGGGCGCAGTTGCCCTGCACTACCCCTTTCCCCTTGGCGTTGCTACGATAGGCAAAGTTCTGACACCGGCCAAGGCGAGGCCGTGCTTTATTGCCTCGTCCACAGGCACATCCTCATCCAACCGTGCTGAGGCCATGGTAAGGAACGCCATATATGGGATCGCCGCAGCAAAGGCGGACGGTATCGTGTCTCCTACTGTAGGCATACTTAATCTTGACGGAGCCCAGACCGTTTTCAGGGCCCTCCATAAATTGAACGAGGGAGGCTATCCGATCAATTTCGGATCAAGCATGAGAAAAGACGGCGGGGCCATATTGAGGGGCAACGACCTCCTAGCAGGTTCGGTGGATGTATGTGTGACCGACACGCTGACCGGGAATGTCCTGATGAAACTTTTCTCGGCATGGAACACGGGAGGCAATTACGAAGCTCTTGGCTGGGGATACGGTCCCTCGGCCGGAGAGGATTGGGACAGGGTCGTCTCGATAATATCGAGGGCCTCAGGGGCCCCTGTAATAGCGTCAGCCCTTTCCCTGAACGCAAGGTGCGTGAAAGGCGGTCTGCCGGGGCTTGTCGCAGCAGAACTGGAATCGGCAAAAAAGGCGGGCCTGGCGGATATACTTTCATCGATCCAGCCCAAACAGCCGTCGGCAGAGGAAGATGTCAAGGCTCCGCCGGCAGAACCGACGGACGAGGAAATTCACGGGATCGACGTCCTTGAGATAGAAGACGCTGTGAAGGCTCTGTGGAAAGAGGGCATTTATGCAGAATCCTCGATGGGCTGCACCGGCCCGGTAATAAAAATGGCAGCTTCCAGGATCGAAAAGGCAAAAGCGGTGCTCAAAGAGAACGGCTACATTTAA
- a CDS encoding FAD-binding oxidoreductase, with translation MDTYGRLTEKMISELASVLGTGGIITDDRDLLENYSWDQAGRIWGHMPEAVVRPDNTGQVSAVMKIASHYRIPVTPRGAGSGLNGGAVPLAGGIVLSLERMNAILEIDPVNRVAVVEPGVVTNDLCRAAAEKGFLYAGYPMSTETSFIGGNFATNAGGGKVVRYGSTRRHILGAEAVLPSGEIMELGGRYRKDSWGYNILQLLIGSEGTLAIVTKLIVNLEPKPGKTVNLLACYPDIEKLVESVSKVISSGKKIISCEFMDRNLVRYTTEYLGCRLPEQERSEGYLIIQIEGDNEEQLEESYEAVGKICLSCGAFEVFVAESRTDSAAMWNVRQNGLEGMRAKDPHACSSGDLMVPLSAVPEMLRRIDAAGREWGLEMGIIAHIGDGNIHPIPIKPEGMTPEKWAIYSEEFFEALIKEAIELGGVGSGEHGVGHVKQHIITQSKSPAELDLLRGIKRSFDPLNILNPGKMFFSLGDQ, from the coding sequence ATGGATACCTACGGCAGACTGACGGAGAAAATGATCAGCGAACTCGCATCCGTCCTCGGTACAGGAGGAATCATAACTGACGACAGGGATCTTCTGGAAAATTATTCGTGGGATCAGGCAGGCAGGATATGGGGACACATGCCGGAGGCTGTAGTCCGTCCTGATAACACGGGACAGGTCAGCGCAGTGATGAAGATCGCCTCACATTACAGGATACCTGTTACTCCGAGGGGAGCCGGGAGCGGCCTGAACGGAGGGGCTGTTCCACTGGCAGGAGGAATAGTCCTCTCTCTTGAAAGGATGAACGCGATACTTGAGATAGACCCCGTCAACAGGGTTGCAGTCGTAGAACCGGGGGTCGTCACAAACGATCTCTGCAGGGCGGCGGCAGAGAAGGGCTTTCTGTACGCCGGATACCCAATGAGTACCGAGACCAGTTTCATAGGGGGCAATTTTGCAACTAACGCCGGCGGAGGAAAGGTCGTAAGATACGGCAGCACCAGGAGGCACATCTTGGGAGCCGAGGCCGTCCTTCCGTCGGGGGAGATAATGGAGCTGGGAGGCCGATACAGGAAAGATTCCTGGGGATACAACATCCTTCAGCTTCTGATAGGAAGCGAGGGTACGCTTGCCATCGTCACAAAGCTGATCGTGAACCTCGAACCCAAACCGGGAAAGACGGTCAATCTCCTCGCATGTTACCCCGATATCGAAAAACTGGTCGAAAGCGTTTCCAAGGTGATCAGTTCAGGGAAAAAAATCATTTCCTGTGAGTTCATGGACAGGAACCTTGTAAGATACACGACAGAATACCTAGGCTGCAGGCTGCCTGAACAGGAGAGGAGCGAGGGGTATCTTATCATACAGATCGAGGGCGACAACGAAGAACAGCTTGAAGAGAGCTATGAAGCAGTCGGCAAGATCTGTTTGTCCTGCGGGGCTTTCGAAGTTTTTGTGGCAGAGAGCAGGACAGATTCCGCGGCAATGTGGAACGTCAGGCAGAACGGCCTTGAGGGCATGAGGGCCAAAGATCCCCACGCATGCAGTTCAGGAGACCTGATGGTCCCTCTCTCCGCCGTACCGGAAATGCTCAGGAGGATAGACGCCGCGGGTCGGGAATGGGGCCTAGAAATGGGAATAATTGCCCACATCGGCGACGGAAATATTCATCCTATTCCCATAAAGCCTGAGGGGATGACTCCGGAAAAGTGGGCAATTTACTCTGAAGAATTCTTCGAAGCGCTTATAAAAGAGGCGATAGAACTGGGAGGCGTCGGCAGCGGCGAGCACGGTGTCGGACATGTCAAGCAGCATATAATCACACAGAGCAAATCCCCCGCTGAACTCGATCTCTTAAGGGGCATCAAGCGCTCATTTGATCCGCTTAACATTCTTAACCCGGGCAAAATGTTTTTCTCCCTGGGAGATCAATAA
- a CDS encoding electron transfer flavoprotein subunit beta/FixA family protein gives MRIAVLVKQVPAADNVKIDEKTGTMVREGVEAELNPLDLHAVEAAVRISECMPEGTTEITAVTMGPPQAKKAAAYAVSMGCDNGVLISDKRFGGSDTLATSRTLAKALEKLGPFDLILAGERATDGETGQVGPAVAEFLRMPALTYVSSIDELDQGHIKVTRSVEGGHEKLEAPIPAMVMPVKEMNIPRLCTLGGKLRAKKTEIHVINADDLGLDEDSTGLKGSATWVINVTYPQMTREGRKISSSAGTKDAVKAIVDLLEEKNCLETAR, from the coding sequence TTGAGGATAGCAGTACTGGTCAAACAGGTGCCGGCAGCCGACAATGTCAAAATAGATGAAAAAACCGGAACGATGGTCCGCGAAGGAGTAGAGGCCGAACTCAATCCGCTGGATCTGCACGCAGTCGAGGCGGCTGTCAGGATCAGTGAGTGCATGCCGGAAGGCACCACAGAGATAACAGCTGTGACCATGGGTCCCCCGCAGGCAAAAAAAGCCGCGGCCTATGCTGTTTCTATGGGCTGTGACAATGGCGTCCTTATCTCGGACAAAAGGTTCGGCGGATCTGATACTCTCGCAACATCAAGGACATTGGCGAAAGCGCTTGAAAAACTGGGCCCCTTTGATCTGATACTTGCTGGCGAAAGGGCGACGGACGGAGAGACCGGACAGGTCGGGCCGGCTGTCGCAGAATTTCTCCGCATGCCGGCCTTAACTTATGTGAGCTCCATTGATGAACTGGATCAAGGGCATATAAAAGTTACAAGGTCTGTAGAAGGCGGGCATGAGAAACTTGAAGCCCCGATACCCGCAATGGTCATGCCTGTGAAGGAGATGAACATTCCCCGGCTTTGCACTCTTGGAGGCAAGCTTCGCGCCAAAAAGACGGAGATCCACGTGATAAATGCGGATGACTTGGGCCTTGACGAGGATTCGACGGGCCTGAAGGGTTCTGCGACTTGGGTCATCAATGTTACATACCCTCAGATGACAAGAGAGGGAAGAAAGATATCATCATCGGCCGGTACGAAGGACGCTGTCAAAGCTATAGTGGATCTCCTTGAAGAGAAAAATTGTCTGGAGACGGCAAGATGA